Below is a window of Drosophila nasuta strain 15112-1781.00 chromosome X, ASM2355853v1, whole genome shotgun sequence DNA.
TTAGAATTATACTGCGTATcctttgtatataaattatgtgcAGTACATTAGTGTAGTAGTAGTAATAGtgtattcagtatatttagtatttcaagTATATGCAGTACATGCAGTATATTGAGTATATGCAGTATATTCAGTATGTGTAGCATATTCAGTATTTCTATTATATTCAGTATGTGTAGGATATTCagtatttgtagtatattcagtatatgtatttcattcagtttatgtatgttatgtttaAGCATTATATTGTGCTCATGAAAAAGTTTGTTACTTATTTAACGCACAATTTCAACAAGAAGTTCAGATATGCAGTACATTTTGTacttgtatattttcaatacgCAGCTTATATAGTATTCCATCCACTATCACAGCATTAgcaaacaaccaaaaaaacatataaaatattcaacaacTTGCAAGCTTGTAAACaacaattatttcttataataacttaaaatattgcagcttgtagattattttatttgtgtccCATCACCtagtaatatataatacaatatttatacacaGCTAAGATTATATAGTACGCTTAGCCCGATACTCGTAACAAAGTTACTCTTCGTCGTTGATATTCCGTTTGGAatctgtaaaaaaaaaatcaaagtcGAAATCGTATTTCAGTCGCAAACTATTCTACAGTACGGCGTTCGGCCTGATTCAGTCGTTGTCCATGTCGAAGTGCTTGAACTGTCCGCCTGAACCGAAGAAGGTCCAATGATTGTAGTCAATACTGTTGTCTCCTCAGTGGTCGACGTTGAATCCTCAGTTATGCGTGATGTTGAGTCACCCGGCACCGTAGTGACTTCCGACGAAGATGTTGAGCTATCAGGAGATTCTGAAGTTGATGTTGAGCTATCAGAAGATTCCGAGGTAGACGTTGAGCTATCAGAAGATTCTGAAGTAGATGTTGAGCTATCAGAAGATTCCGAGGTAGACGTTGAGCTATCAGAAGATTCTGAAGTAGATGTTGAGCTCTCAGAAGATTCCGAGGTAGATGTTGAGCTATCAAGAGATTCTGAAGTAGATGTTGAGCTATCAGAAGATTCTGACGTAGATGTTGAGCTATCAGAAGATTCCGAAGTGGAGGATGTGCTATCAGAAGATTCTAAAGTAGATGTTGAGCTCTCAGAAGATTCTGAAGTAGATGTTGAGCTATCAGAAGATTCCGAAGTGGAGGATGTGCTATCAGAAGATTCCGAGGTAGACGTTGAGCTATCAGAAGATTCGGAGGTAGACGTTGAGCTATCAGAAGATTCTGACGTAGATGTTGAGCTATCAGAAGATTCTGAAGTAGATGTTGAGCTATCAGAAGATTCTGAAGTAGATGTTGAGCTATCGGGAGATTCTGAAGTAGATGTTGAGCTATCAGAAGATTCCGAGGTAGATGTTGAGCTATCAAGAGATTCTGAAGTAGATGTTGAGCTATCAGAAGATTCCGAGGTGGATGTTGAGCTATCAGAAGATTCCGAGGTAGATGTTGAGCTATCAGAAGATTCTGAAGTAGATGTTGAGCTATCAGAAGATTCTGAAGTAGATGTTGAGCTATCAGAAGATTCCGAGGTAGATGTTGAGCTATCAGGAGATTCTGAAGTAGATGGTGAGCTCTCAGAAGATTCTGAAGTAGATGTTGAGCTATCAGAAGATTCCGAGGTAGATGTTGAGCTATCAGGAGATTCTGAAGTAGATGTTGAGCTATCAGAAGATTCTGAAGTAGATGTTGAGCTATCAGAAGATTCCGAAGTGGAGGATGTGCTATCAGAAGATTCTAAAGTAGATGTTGAGCTCTCAGAAGATTCTGAAGTAGATGTTGAGCTATCAGAAGATTCCGAGGTAGATGTTGAGCTATCAGGAGATTCTGAAGTAGATGTTGAGCTATCAGGAGATTCTGAAGTAGATGTTGAGCTATCAGAAGATTCCGAGGTAGATGTTGAGCTATCAGGAGATTCTGAAGTAGATGTTGAGCTATCAGGAGATTCTGAAGTAGATGTTGAGCTATCAGAAGATTCCGAGGTAGATGTTGAGCTATCAGGAGATTCTGAAGTAGATGTTGAGCTCTCAGAAGATTCTGAAGTAGATGTTGAGCTATCAGAAGATTCCGAGGTAGATGTTGAGCTATCAGGAGATTCTGAAGTAGATGTTGAGCTATCAGGAGATTCTGAAGTAGATGTTGAGCTATCAGAAGATTCTGAAGTAGATATTGTGCTATCCGAAGATTCCAAGGTAGATGTTGAGCTATCAGAAGATTCCGAGGTAGATATTGAGCTATCAGGAGATTCTGAAGTAGATGTTGAGCTATCAGGAGATTCTGAAGTAGATGTTGAGCTATCAGAAGATTCTGACGTAGATGTTGAGCTATCAGAAGATTCCGAAGTGGAGGATGTGCTATCAGAAGATTCTGAAGTAGAGGTTGAGCTATCAGGAGATTCCGAAGTGGAGGATGTGCTATCAGATGATTCTGAGGTAGATGTTGAGCTATCAGAAGATTCTGAAGTAGATGTTGAGCTCTCAGAAGATTCCGAGGTGGATGTTGAGCTATCAGAAGATTCCGAGGTAGATGTTGAGCTATCAGAAGATTCTGAAGTAGATGTTGAGCTATCAGAAGATTCTGACGTAGATGTTGAGCTATCAGAAGATTCCGAAGTGGAGGATGTGCTATCAGAAGATTCTGAAGTAGAGGTTGAGCTATCAGGAGATTCCGAAGTGGAGGATGTGCTATCAGATGATTCTGAGGTAGATGTTGAGCTATCAGAAGATTCTGAAGTAGATGTTGAGCTATCAGAAGATTCTGACGTAGATGTTGAGCTATCAGAAGATTCCGAAGTGGAGGATGTGCTATCAGAAGATTCTGAAGTAGATGTTGACCTATCAGGAGATTCTGAAGTAGATGTTGAGGTATCAGGAGATTCTGAAGTAGATGTTGAGCTATCAGAAGATTCCAAGGTAGATGTTGAGCTATCAGAAGATTCTGAAATAGACGTTGAGCTATCAGAAGATTCTGAAGTAGATGTTGAGCTATCAGAAGATTCTGAAGTAGATGTTGAGGTATCAGGAGATTCTGAAGTAGATGTTGAGCTATCAGGAGATTCCGAAGTGGAGGATGTGCTATCAGATGATTCTGAGGTAGATGTTGAGCTATCAGAAGATCCTGAAGGAGTTGTTGTACTTTCAGAGGAATCTGTAGAATCTGAAGAAGTTGTTGTTCCCTCTGACGATACTGTGATGCAAGTTTCAGAACTGGTTGTCGAGGAAGGTGACTCAGTGGAGGTTTGAGACTCGGTTGTGATCGGCGTGGTCGCAGTTGTCTTTGGTAAAGTGGTCAGGGTCGTGAGTGGCGGTCTAGCAGTCGGAATGGATGTTGTACCTGATCCGGTGGCTTGGCAGAAGATATCGTCGCACCTGGGGTATATAATACTTCCTGCCAGTTGGGACCTGCATCTAGTGACGCTGCGGGGAAGAGAAGACGATGATGGGTCTGACTCTGTGTATACAAATCGCTCACCTCAGACGATTGGCTGACGTGCAGCTGAAGTAGCAGCGCTTCACCATGAGCGGAATTATGGTATCCTGCTCACATAGTGGCCTCGAGACTTTGACTAGAGATTGGGGAATAGAATGCGAGCAATGAGTGTGTGATTGAGTGTGAGTTTGTATGCTCACTTTCTTCGTCAAATCGCTGGCAGTAACTCGAATGCGCTACGGATACGGATGCAACGGACTGTTCTGAAAGTAAACAGagtacaacaaaattgaaaaggaGCTGCAGATGAGTTGAGTTCGCGAGTTCCCAGTTGCTAACTTGCTTCATCCGGACTGGCTTTGGCTGGCATCAAGGCCAGGGCAAAGAGCAGGAACAGGATCATTGGAAGCTGCCTGCACAGTTTCTCAATGGAAAGTAAAAGTTTCATTCCGTTTGCTGCTAATTCGAGAGGACTCCGAACGAACGAaccaaaaaacgaaagaaaaaaaatgtgaacGAAGGGCGAAAGTTTTGGCGAAAGAACTCAGAAATCCAAAAACTTCAACTTGCCAGTCGTAAGCATGTATTTGCTTGCGTTTGCTTGCTGGCTGCTGAGTTTTTGTGGTATAAGCGAGTGCAGTGGCgctttatatttatatgaactatatagagagagagagagagaggacgCAGAGAGGACGCAGCAAAGCAAGTTGCAACTGTCTGAAAAATCGTATAAATCAGTTCTTGCGATTCCTTTCTTCTTCATTTCGCTTCGCCTCTCATCGCAGTTCTCAAGTGCTGCACTAACGAAAATGATTACAAACTTTTGCCAAATGACATCGTAAAAAGTTAAATAACTTTgtaggcaacaacaacagcaacaacatcgcgACTTCTGCTACAACAATGGGGAAGCAAATCGCCCTGATAAGTGCCAGCGAATTCCATGCGTAATTGCATtctgaatatttattttgcagttcAACTTAAAGTGCTTAGTTCTTCCCCTTTACTCCCCTCTCCTTTCCCTACCCCCTTCATCTCCCTCGAGGCGGAAAGCTACTCATAACTCCAAATgcgcattacgcatacgcactgATGTACTGCGCACTACGACCATCAGCTCACGGTCAAAACACAATTCCTTGCCAGCTTAATTGATTGATAGACTTTACTTCCATAACTGCTCTAAgcaatatttcatttttcaaatatcTAGTCTAAGAATGAGTGGATAATAAAAGAAGACTGCTGCAGTtgaatgtgctcgactatgagatacacACATTTTCAATCAACACAAAACAGTGCCGAAGTATtcccaaatataccaaattaatatactaacaaaatacttaaaataaaccaCGGACtattttcggtatatcaacatattacaaaatataccatagtgttattcttaaatataccaaatcaatatactaacaacatactaaaatatactaaggaCTGTATTCAGTATATTGGCATACACATCACATAATAAAAcagtatataaaatacactGAAAACTGCTATAAAGATATTCAGAATATATCATAGACCACAGTGCGGTACTATCCttagaatataccataataatatattgGAAATTGTCAAATATACCGAggtctatatttggtatatcataTAGCACAACATATACCGTACTATACAGTGTGATATTCTTTAAATACACCAAATCAATGTGCTAGCAAAATACTGAACATACTAAGAAGTCTATATATACGAGTAATATATTGAtgtagtacaaaatatacccaactgaacaaaatcaatatactaaaatataccgaagacttaatgtggtatatcgatataatataattcaaaatatatcattgagtactgtgcggtattattttcttaaatttaccaacttaatatactaacaaaatactgaaattgaCCGACGACTATATTTGACATATCAAATTATACCACACCGTACAAAAatgaatactaaaatataccaaagactataattggtatatcgatataacacaaaatataccagattgtcagccaaagcaattaagactCGAATACAACAGCCGTTATTTGGGATTCTTCTGCCTGTTTCATACATTTGCTGTATAcacaaaattgtaataaatgattaaataataataagttttaaataaCAGGAAAAGGTGTACAAAActaagaattaattttaaataaaaagagttGCTTTGGCAAGTTTGATATACTCAAAATTCGAACCCTCGTTGGAAGGCAAAGTGGTTGCTTTAGCTTGTTTTGCTAGTGAATTAAATGCATgttaaattgagttttaaatgatttacatCGTCGCTACACAAAACTGATGGCAATATGTTTGTGCTGGCAACTTGGCAAAGCGGGATTcaaattaaacgaaattaaatgaaatttattgcaggagagcagcaaatgaaaagctgcctaaaaaaacaaagcgaGAGCTTAAAACAAGCGTCGCCTGAGAAAAGGAGGCACACTCCTTTTTTTCTGGTCAGCCGCCATACTCCAAGTGTCGCTCAGTGGGGTacattcacatacacactcgcacactcattCACTTATATTCACTCGCAcactcgcagtcgcagtcggagTCGCTCGAGTGAGCTCAGTGGGCAGCCCAGCCAGCAATTAAGTTTGTTGAAAGTTGAAAGTTTTCGCAGCGACAACATTGTCTGCTGCGACCCTTTTGTTTGCGCGTGGCCCAAAACACACTACATACTCATTGTGATACCCTGTAagttgagcagcagcagagcggGAATAGTTAATCAAGAAAAGAGACTACGAATACGAAttacgtatacttgatattcaTATAATGagtgtaattaaattagaattcAAATCAAAACTAAAAAGGAAACTTCTGctatattcaattaaaatttgcaactACATATTTAAGAAGGAAAGTTGAAACACagtgtatataaaatttatttaaattaaattaaaaactgaacagaagattaaattaattaaacgtGCAATTAACctaaaattcaattcaaaactTAGAAGGAAAcgaaaactaaattaaattcaaatctgaaattatatatttaagaaatttaaattacattattaaatcaatatacaacttataagaaataaattaaaagctaaAAAGAAACACAGAAAATCAAGAAGAAAACCCACACAatacaattgcaattcaagtcaactaaatataatataaaattatcaTTAAAAGGAAAGCTCAACCCAAAACTAATTTCTAAGGGTAATGTTTCTACAAAATTATACGATACTGTGAAATGCTCgctcataaaatatactagattaatatactaacaaaatactaaaatatacaaaaggcTAAACACAGTATATAGTCatataaaaacacaacaacaataacaacacaaaatacaaatataatttaattcatttattcctttattttattttttttattcaaattacatttttgctcTAGTCACAAATTGTTTACAGCATAACTGGCAGTCGAGCAGACAGTCAGTCGATGTAGCTTGTTATACGCAATAGAAAAGTCATTCGACTGCTAAGCTATTGTTGTGCTATCTTATCCGAATGGCATCCtaggcgtatacgtaatgcgaTGCGTTGCTGTTGAGTTTCCTTGTGTTTAATTGTGGCCGCGTCTGCACGTGTTGTTTCCAAAGGCGTAAACTGTATTTTTATGACactaaacaaacaattaactCGACGACTAAGCAACGTGGCCAAAACAATGGACAAAtcgacagagaaagagagagagagcgagagcgacaGTGCTTAACTCTCACTCTTGAGGTGGTTACTTCATTTTTGGGACTCATGTCAATTAGAATGCtaatttttatgcaaatttttgcgGATAGGTTTCCGAGTTTCGTTTAGGGTTGAGTTGAGGTTTCCATTGTGCCCtcagcgttgttgttgttgttgttgttgtttgtttttgctgctgctggtgtctGTTGTGTCTGGcgctttgtttatttgcttgttttgGCGCCAGCCTGTTCTTTATTATGGACACAAGCAGTTGGCGGAAATAAACTAAAGGCATACCGAAGGAAATTGCCAGCCAGGTTGGCACAAATTAATGGACACTCCTGAGTAGGCAGTAAGCTTCAGTGCTCCCTCCCCTTCCCTTTCCTTTcttttccctttccctttcaatTCACATCGAGCGACAGAGCGTAAGCGAGTTGATTTCCATAATAGCTTAAATCAACAATTATCGattagttgttgtttatttatttatgcataaaatttacaattagacacaagaacaaaaaaaataagagaggAGAAACtccattaaatatttatgaaactCGCATCAGAAATTGTGCTCGGTGCCAAAGAATGTGAAGGTCTCGTTGCAGCGTATCTCATAGCAGTCCGGAAACGAAGTAAAGTGTCGCGATAAGCGTAAATCGAATATGAACTCGCACTGTGGATAgctgaaagagagagatagagagagggaagagaaCAGAAGGCAGACAGTAATTAGTTATTCAATGGAGTGCTACTTGgcgtattatttatttttggatcCATCCCCAAGGTGTCGTTGCCACTATGCCACTTACATAAGCACTTGACTCGCAACTCCCATAATGTGTAGTTTATGTGCAGTCAtcgctctcactcactcactatCTCCATCTCGCTCCTCGCATTGCCATTGCGAACAGGCTGCTGAAATATTTATCTCAAGGGGTGGCAATGTTTCGCATCAGCAATGAAATGGCGCTGCCAgctattttaattgttatgcaattcaaatgttAACACTcgccccctctctctcttaacCCCCTCCCCTCGCAACCCTATAAAGTTACCCCTTTGGcacataaaaagcaaagcagcaacttggcaacttttgttttaaaatgcaattcacACGATGtagaaaataacataaattctcAATTCTATGTGCTTGCGgttctctatgtgtgtgtgctgctaatgtgtgtgtgtgtgtatgtgtgtgtggattgtTGATTGCTTAACTTACATTGGCGGAAACCAGAGGAAGCAGCGATATGTGCAGAGTATGCCAAACGGGCGCTTGAACTCACCGTCCGGCGTTTGTATCGAGCCCGAATTGTGTTTTCTCCAGCACTGCGACGCCCAGcctgcagagagagagagagagagacgggaATATagagggacagagagagagagagatatagcaacaaaaaaaccaaagagaggaagagaatgttttgttcatttcccataatgcaatttaagaccacaaaatatgcatttcaTATGCTCGCTTTTTCTCCAATTTTCTGTTCTCGTTGGCtaatgcggcgtatgcgtaatatggGGCTATCCATCAAATGCACATCAATTAATTTTGCGCCGCTCATTAACTCACACTCACGCACGCttagcacacacacgcacagtcATAACAAGTGTCGGGTGTAcacgactatgagatacccgctatctatattattcttgaaatgtaccaaattactaaacaaaaaaaaatactatattgtaCCGAAGACATTATTTCGAATATATTGCTTATCGTCTCAGAGATGCagtcaatataccgaaaaatactgaaatatactgaatgatatatttggtattctattttattatatactagaaaggttatatttggtatatcgatatactattactcTCAAAATCTagtcaatataccgaaaaaaaatactaaaatattccaaaggctataattggtatatcgatacaatATTACTTTCCAAATCGAGTCTCTTTCTTCAAGTCTCTAAGATAtagtcaatataccaaaaagtgaTCGAATATAgcaaagtctatatttggtatatcgatatactacaacattcaaaatataccatagaatggGAGAGTCGGACagacataaatatatacctatattccataaatatgtatatattgtatcacattaaaaatataccataaagtaggACAGactgatcatgaatatatatgaatatatactttatctCGGATGACTTCTGCTTTGGTTACACACATTTGATGAAGGCACAAAGTTACAAATCTAAAACTAATattctatgggtagcgggtatagaaatattacgcatacgcagcgagcaacaaaaatgttgctgtATTTCTCATTTGGTCATTAATTAAAGCACATAAACgagcaacagaaaaaaaaatacaaaataaaacgaaaaaaaaaacattgtcacgttacgttacgttgcATTACGTTACGTAGTGCGTTACGTACTTCCATAATTGTAATCACATAAACAGCATAAAATTAAGAGCACAACAAATGCGATTGTTGTGCTGCTTCTGCGTGTATttatcgtcgtcgttgttgttgttgtggtcgatgatgttgctgttgtttttgcttgtgttgttgttttggccaTTGCACAACAATCATAGACAGCGACGTTAGAGTCGCTCAACATATTCCAAATTCtctttttctgttattttttttttttttttggtttgtttgttggctTCTTTCACTTCAACTTTAACGTTTGCCCGGACATTCGCAGCTGCGTTGTTCGTCTCGACGCGTTTTTAACTGCCATCAGCCTGATGCTCGCAGTCTCTAACGAAGcctatgccacacacacacactcacacacacacgccaagacaaatcaaaatcaaaatcaaaatgaaaacgaaaaaaaaacgcagcAAAGAAATGCTCGCCTCTAAATTGATGACAATTGATAAATTATCGCACTCgcttgtgtgagtgtgtgctctgtacgtgtgtgtgagtgtgtgtgagtatgagtgtgagtgtgtgttgggtgCCAgcgagtatgagtatgagtactCGCTGCTTACAAGCAACATTCACTCAAACCCAAGCGAgactttttttattaaatactctaaataatcaatttattatttttataatcaaaATGTTTCAACATTATTCATTCACAATgttgaatatttcaatttcaatattagtaatttattgcttaatataattaaatttaaaattctgtTATTCATAATTTGTTTGTGAATTTATATTCCTGGCTTTTTGCTGGTTTTTGTATCAtatcatattttatgaaattcaaTGTCAATAAACTGCACTgatatttctttctttaattcaattgaaaattgttgctgttttgaaattgtttttggcaCTCGCATTGACACATAAcacataataaattttatatttccaGTTTATTCAACTGAGATAAACTGTGAAATACGCattctatttatttcaactATTGAATTCATTGTCAAATGTTATTCctagcatattttttttaattttgatttattttgtctactaaaatactattatttatatgttgaATACAATAACTActgtatttatgattcctaaagGTCAGAAACGATCAGATAGGAAttgtataagtttaagaaaaacttttgtatgttgctttggctttgaatATACTAAGATCTCATTgacatataccgaaaaatactgaaatatgccgtttactatatttagtgttccataaagtacaaaatataccagattatctgTCAAAGCAAGAAAAGCCTCattataatataccgaaaatatactgaaatataccaaagactatttttggtattatctAAACATACCACacagtgcaaaatatatcaaagtaACAGCCGCAGGAAGTAGGACCGCAttgcaatataccaaaaaaaatactgaaatatgccgCAGgctatatttcgtatttttaatatattcaatagagtacaaaatataccggtTATCTGACAAAGCAATAAGGACCTCATTGCAATACAACGAaaatatactcaaatatactaaagactatatacaaaatagtgaaaaatatgtcaaattcTCAACCACAGCAAGCAAAACCGCATtgcaatatacaaaaaaatactgaaatataccacaggctatatttagtattttctaaATATGCCGCAgagtacaacaaaaatattagatTGTCAGCCGATGGATTTTTAGCTATACAAAATGATTgcttaaataacaattttttaaatcaaaaatttacCCAATCTCTAGCTGCATTCTAATACTCCAATTGCTCTATTTTTGTCTATAATCCTATATTCTATCTACACTCAAATGTATCTTAGTTCGTATTTATGTAACTACAGATTGAACTGCATCTTAATTTCTCGTCTATCTCTCAGACTGTCAAATATTTCAAGTTACTCAATCTCCATCCATCTGCTTTCTTTTTATCCATAAGCCTAGTTTCTATCTACACTCAAATGTATCTCAACTACAGATTGCAAGGCAGCTTCATTTCTCGTCTATCTCTCAgtcttttaattattttaagttaCTCAATCTTTAGCTGCATTCTAATACTCCATCCATTTGCTCTATTTTTAACTATAAGCCTATTTTCTATCTACACTCAAATGTATCTCAGTTTGTATTTATGCAACTACAGATTGAATTGCAGCTTCATTTCTCGTCTATCTCTTAGTCTCATAACTATTTATCTGTCCGCTCGTCGCTTGGCTGGCAGCTCAAATGATGAAACTGTTGACACCTTTtgtagtcagtcagtcagtcagtctatcaatcactcactcactcactcactcactcactcagtcagtcagtcagtcagtcagtctggGACAATGGCTTAGTTGCCTGGACTCCGTCCGCTGTCATAATTCGTAGTCACTTTTGTTGTGAGCTATTTATGTTATATGAAGAGAAAAGCATTTTGCGCTTCGCCAGCCTCAATGTGAATTTCGGCATGAATTGAC
It encodes the following:
- the LOC132795671 gene encoding serine-rich adhesin for platelets-like, whose protein sequence is MKLLLSIEKLCRQLPMILFLLFALALMPAKASPDEAKQSVASVSVAHSSYCQRFDEEIKVSRPLCEQDTIIPLMVKRCYFSCTSANRLSVTRCRSQLAGSIIYPRCDDIFCQATGSGTTSIPTARPPLTTLTTLPKTTATTPITTESQTSTESPSSTTSSETCITVSSEGTTTSSDSTDSSESTTTPSGSSDSSTSTSESSDSTSSTSESPDSSTSTSESPDTSTSTSESSDSSTSTSESSDSSTSISESSDSSTSTLESSDSSTSTSESPDTSTSTSESPDRSTSTSESSDSTSSTSESSDSSTSTSESSDSSTSTSESSDSSTSTSESSDSTSSTSESPDSSTSTSESSDSTSSTSESSDSSTSTSESSDSSTSTSESSDSSTSTSESSDSSTSTSESSESSTSTSESSDSSTSTSESSDSTSSTSESPDSSTSTSESSDSTSSTSESSDSSTSTSESSDSSTSTSESPDSSTSTSESPDSSISTSESSDSSTSTLESSDSTISTSESSDSSTSTSESPDSSTSTSESPDSSTSTSESSDSSTSTSESSESSTSTSESPDSSTSTSESSDSSTSTSESPDSSTSTSESPDSSTSTSESSDSSTSTSESPDSSTSTSESPDSSTSTSESSDSSTSTSESSESSTSTLESSDSTSSTSESSDSSTSTSESSDSSTSTSESPDSSTSTSESSDSSTSTSESSESSPSTSESPDSSTSTSESSDSSTSTSESSDSSTSTSESSDSSTSTSESSDSSTSTSESSDSSTSTSESLDSSTSTSESSDSSTSTSESPDSSTSTSESSDSSTSTSESSDSSTSTSESSDSSTSTSESSDSSTSTSESSDSTSSTSESSDSSTSTSESSESSTSTLESSDSTSSTSESSDSSTSTSESSDSSTSTSESLDSSTSTSESSESSTSTSESSDSSTSTSESSDSSTSTSESSDSSTSTSESSDSSTSTSESPDSSTSSSEVTTVPGDSTSRITEDSTSTTEETTVLTTIIGPSSVQADSSSTSTWTTTESGRTPYCRIVCD
- the LOC132796284 gene encoding uncharacterized protein LOC132796284; this translates as MLSDSNVAVYDCCAMAKTTTQAKTTATSSTTTTTTTTINTRRSSTTIAFVVLLILCCLCDYNYGSWASQCWRKHNSGSIQTPDGEFKRPFGILCTYRCFLWFPPIYPQCEFIFDLRLSRHFTSFPDCYEIRCNETFTFFGTEHNF